In the Neospora caninum Liverpool complete genome, chromosome Ia genome, one interval contains:
- a CDS encoding class I chitinase, related produces the protein MRPRVSANTATVLGTGLLLCLEGTSFFSMSPLSSLPSVLPAQGLNANQRLQQGVMTQAGNGIQSADDDVVAPIFPVSECTYPAENNFEKIITTARLTAFLEKAAPGFSYRGVTHPSEAAAQIHKDISCAVQADSRFASFCNSNEKYSNEENAFVNASECAAFLAHVFVHTNSFLQFEEASNSRECRDSDKYPCGPSTASYHGRGALKVRGNEEYGRLSDYLFEDSAKLLMHPSLIEPQGVSGWVAALWKWMEQRPYGLNCPETLLGSGKASCHDAMLNQDVSPEFTMEALKDNDGEKLTKGLSGFGLTINILAGESVACCPSALKSAVGTVPKPVLVAAGASPAERAREEASQDLLLKLAVRGSGLDAGALTPEELKQLLTHQGTGQGSAGPQTTEHSEESGLQDSEAGQEGTHEKQKMQNPQGEPAPLGTQQREQQLFDQIMSAPAPPPAANEVPTRPKSDVFLQTTDSLSLPSAPSAVARFVMPPKNIFPGGNSAAQSPLSAAAATSAFLDFLAHVLYPHPTPNGTGEAVPLPSSTVPPTPFPLPGDGSRLCTARGVLSARAAESSAADTDAAGAATATDTFCLSVIRGCPVMFPPSAAEISADQVDEETANVVKAAAARNAAATMGADGEKCSFTCVEASNNAVENATNSGAVGSGKDATENDALSAKAHAEAVAAMKKEEFESKSFEYLPKAGVLCGYTCVSVS, from the exons ATGCGGCCTCGAGTGTCGGCAAATACAGCTACGGTCCTCGGGACCGGTTTGCTGCTTTGCCTGGAGGGAACATCCTTCTTTTCcatgtctcctctttctaGCCTTCCCTCCGTCTTACCTGCGCAAGGCTTAAACGCAAACCAAAGGCTCCAGCAAGGTGTGATGACTCAAGCAGGGAACGGGATTCAAAGCGCTGATGACGACGTAGTTGCTCCCATCTTCCCTGTTAGCGAATGCACGTATCCAGCAGAAAACAACTTCGAAAAA ATAATCACAACAGCCCGTCTCACAGCTTTCCTAGAGAAAGCCGCACCTGGCTTTTCGTACAGAGGAGTGACTCATCCCAGTGAAGCCGCAGCGCAGATCCACAAGGACATCTCTTGCGCAGTTCAGGCAGACAGCAGATTCGCGAGCTTCTGCAATTCCAACG AAAAATACTCgaacgaagagaacgcgTTTGTCAACGCTTCCGAGTGTGCGGCGTTTCTGGCCCACGTCTTTGTGCATACGAACTCCTTTCTGCAGTTCGAGGAAGCTTCGAACAGCAG GGAATGCCGCGACTCTGACAAATACCCCTGTGGGCCCTCTACCGCTTCGTACCATGGCCGAGGAGCGCTCAAG GTCCGCGGCAACGAGGAATACGGCCGACTGAGTGATTATTTGTTCGAAGATTCCGCAAAGCTTCTGATGCATCCGAGTCTCATTGAGCCCCAAGGCGTCAGCGGCTGGGTTGCCGCTCTGTGGAAGTGGATGGAGCAACGTCC CTACGGTCTGAACTGCCCGGAAACTCTCTTGGGATCAGGCAAGGCGTCGTGCCACGATGCCATGCTGAATCAAGACGTGTCTCCGGAGTTTACCATGGAAGCGTTGAAGGATAACGATGGGGAGAAGCTAACAAAAGGACTGAGTGGATTCGGTCTCACGATCAACATCCTGGCGGGAGAGTCCGTCGCGTGCTGTCCGTCTGCTCTCAAGTCGGCGGTGGGAACCGTTCCCAAGCCGGTTCTTGTCGCGGCTGGTGCATCGCCCGCtgagcgcgcgagagaagaagcctcGCAAGATCTTTTATTGAAGCTTGCAGTGCGAGGCAGCGGGTTGGATGCAGGTGCATTGACACCCGAGGAGTTGAAGCAGCTTCTTACTCACCAGGGAACGGGCCAAGGTAGTGCCGGCCCGCAGACAACTGAACATTCAGAAGAGTCCGGGTTGCAGGATTCGGAAGCAGGACAGGAAGGCAcacacgagaaacagaagatgCAAAATCCTCAAGGTGAACCGG CTCCACTTGGGACTCAACAACGTGAGCAGCAACTGTTTGATCAGATCATGAGTGCCCCCGCTCCGCCTCCGGCTGCTAACGAAGTTCCCACGCGACCTAAGAGCGACGTCTTTCTCCAGACGACAgactcgctctcgcttccatCTGCTCCATCGGCTGTTGCTCGCTTTGTCATGCCCCCAAAAAACATATTTCCCGGTGGCAACTCCGCAGCGCAAAGCCCTCTGTCTGCGGCGGCGGCCACGTCGGCCTTCCTTGACTTCCTTGCCCATGTTTTGTATCCTCATCCCACTCCCAATGGCACAGGCGAGGCTGTTCCGCTGCCCAGCAGCACTGTACCCCCAACTCCCTTTCCCTTGCCAGGGGACGGGAGTCGGCTCTGCACAGCGCGAGGCGTCCTCTCAGCCAGGGCGGCAGAGTCGAGTGCGGCAGATACTGACGCCGCCGGAGCAGCCACAGCGACTGACACGTTTTGCCTGTCAGTTATTCGTGGATGTCCCGTGATGTTCCCGCCGAGCGCCGCAGAAATAAGCGCAGATCAGGTTGatgaagagacggcgaatgTAGTGAAGGCAGCTGCTGCGAGAAATGCAGCTGCGACGATGGGTGCCGATGGAGAAAAATGCAGTTTCACGTGTGTCGAGGCTTCCAATAACGCCGTCGAGAATGCAACAAACAGCGGAGCTGTTGGCAGCGGCAAAGATGCGACGGAAAACGACGCATTGTCCGCCAAGGCACATGCAGAGGCAGTTGCAGCcatgaagaaggaagaattTGAATCAAAGAGCTTTGAATATCTGCCAAAAGCTGGTGTTCTCTGTGGTTACACGTGTGTTTCCGTTTCGTAG
- a CDS encoding putative DHHC zinc finger domain-containing protein, with protein MAETERGYTMDLPEEPQVQVATDRLADPSLHHLVGESKLNPEDKHDHEGDSKEGEAHLDKKKIPMPGAVRLIGDQTLDAEFQQKVAEREQRRASQMSAC; from the exons ATGGCAGA AACTGAGCGAGGATATACAATGGACTTGCCGGAGGAGCCCCAGGTCCAGGTCGCCACCGATAGGCTGGCGGACCCCAGCCTACATCATTTAGTAGG AGAGTCGAAACTGAACCCTGAAGACAAGCATGACCATGAAGGTGATTCCAAGGAGGGCGAAGCACATCTGGACAAGAAAAA gATTCCGATGCCTGGAGCGGTGAGGTTAATAGGAGACCAGACGCTGGACGCCGAATTTCAGCAGAAAGT AGCTGAACGTGAGCAACGGCGGGCGTCTCAGATGTCTGCATGTTAA
- a CDS encoding putative EF hand domain-containing protein, with amino-acid sequence MNEKLSPQEGSSETQSHSARATLGRQGSTASSGLFLGQGSCEFAGRSLAGECGVSLASVLVGSDGPGTDHHQEASPVFFFFGKVDKNQDGVIDVREAVRMLNALLKEISSPEDNISTLSSGHWLSVASSYDRAFVAEIVGLFDEDGDGVLHLGEFAALLLSVHAKSLGQAALLAMSMKHRDGDDRATANFSDIFTAGFPSAHGKRTYKNPSSRTTPGRLSRHEVKLAIRSVLQQQYAEAEHEVAEHLERLERVERANGPSVATDEARRRRIQELFTFRALSEKGFDARISRGDKDGDELYDLLELIGVLESELHHLGASWMFAYFDRDGDGRLSMAEARTIAEEATVWTVSDDRGRAVSTGIGLPAVGEKSRYYRTDPDTQWSVKPDDICTLCWILDANKDQFVTFDEFSFFVHNEDIVALGLRAMLKRDRDVVQF; translated from the coding sequence ATGAACGAGAAGCTCTCTCCCCAGGAAGGATCGtcagagacgcagagccaTTCAGCTCGTGCAACGCTCGGAAGACAGGGAAGTACAGCCTCTTCCGGACTGTTTCTTGGTCAGGGAAGCTGTGAATTCGCCGGGCGTTCACTCGCTGGAGAATGTGGCGTTTCGCTTGCGTCAGTTCTGGTAGGCAGCGATGGTCCCGGCACAGATCACCACCAGGAAGCGAGCCcagttttctttttctttggcAAAGTGGACAAGAACCAGGATGGTGTAATTGATGTGCGCGAAGCCGTTCGCATGCTGAACGCGCTCCTCAAAGAGATATCCTCTCCAGAGGACAATATCTCTACTCTTTCGTCGGGCCACTGGTTGTCGGTAGCATCGTCTTACGATCGCGCATTTGTGGCCGAAATCGTTGGACTGTTTGACGAGGATGGCGATGGCGTTCTCCATTTGGGTGAGTTTGCCGCGctcctcctttctgtccACGCTAAAAGTCTTGGCCAAGCGGCGCTTCTTGCAATGAGCATGAAGCATCGTGACGGAGATGATCGGGCGACTGCTAATTTTTCGGATATTTTCACAGCTGGTTTCCCGTCTGCACATGGAAAACGGACGTACAAAAATCCCTCTTCGAGGACTACACCTGGCAGGTTGAGTCGCCACGAGGTAAAGCTGGCGATACGTTCTGTGTTGCAGCAGCAGTATGCCGAGGCCGAACACGAAGTGGCGGAGCATCTGGAAAGACTTGAGCGTGTGGAGCGCGCAAACGGCCCCTCTGTGGCCACCGATGAAGCACGGCGAAGGAGGATACAAGAACTATTTACGTTCCGTGCTTTAAGCGAAAAAGGGTTTGACGCTCGGATTTCTAGGGGCGATAAGGACGGTGACGAGCTCTATGATCTTTTGGAGCTGATAGGAGTCCTGGAATCCGAATTGCACCACCTTGGAGCGTCTTGGATGTTTGCCTATTTCGATCGGGATGGGGACGGTCGACTGTCTATGGCGGAGGCACGTACCAtagcagaggaagcgaccGTGTGGACAGTCTCTGATGATCGTGGAAGAGCCGTCAGCACAGGCATTGGGTTGCCTGCAGTGGGAGAGAAGTCGCGGTATTATAGGACAGATCCGGATACCCAGTGGAGCGTAAAACCCGACGACATTTGTACGCTCTGTTGGATTCTGGATGCAAACAAAGATCAGTTTGTTACCTTCGACGAattttcttttttcgttcATAATGAGGACATTGTCGCTCTTGGGCTCCGCGCAATGCTTAAACGTGATAGGGATGTCGTTCAGTTTTAA